From one Anoplolepis gracilipes chromosome 8, ASM4749672v1, whole genome shotgun sequence genomic stretch:
- the LOC140668991 gene encoding protein DOP1 homolog isoform X2 — translation MGSIALEEYELMKDSKYRVYVNAVDKALKSFEYTSEWADLISALGKLNKVLLSHMKFPVIPRRIKISKRLAQCMHPALPSGVHLKALETYDIIFKCMGTNRLSHELFIYSAGLFPLLGHAAMNVRPSLLTVYETHFVPLGERLRPGLSGFLSGVLLGLEDGSDHFDRTNSLLEKVCDGVGAEHFYACLWDCLASNSGIRLPAISFVLAHFNKKLTMEEQRYIMGTNIKIMVSALCAGVQDTLVLVQRSALDFLLIGFPIHNSQLTHQDMILLIKAALVTILRRDMSLNRRLFAWLLGTEVSTSILKKNHITVDTKEDSVTYFDMYSKKMLVEAIKCLLKEVCEENSQDLKPYRILVSLLDKVDIGPVILDDILFEVFRTFYNACKQSTLNHIPKTNEVVKSANLLFSTLEPSYIWIHCGHLFEKACNTRAKTQVTIEDITVKSVGSGMPNLVEVCILTEFLLETVSLDAFIDTPSEHLPGLFYEITSKLLYHINILSSMEISKSLKLCAKILSKVQPTMVTTHADKYEIDTKVDTSLNNIIVPSDNSLTTIPLEKSQSDSKLNKPVISGISFAEKSPSTRRRANSGGAAKRTEKKSKKKGSKSTSKLTDTYTIQADGTSISVVVSDDAKSLPRNKSMDDIKASCIEIDGISSYSNNKLSATSKHLTNVSPMGSTGSLCRGPSPAFQAQHSMLEKCLRQYEIFYVKLISNRILSKERTVQDMFNHLVVSCPRKSFDERMRCLELLLNSRLNTEDSGFFSQDASVTEDKCLDIFHLFLDIIVHSEWNETMKIASSLFVELSTFPKYFLSGDDVLVEEEPKFEHVLPDWLKVLIVCSCWLQKQPALQLTSIATLLDLVALLKAHNDVETHPKSGEGVTTVIMVPLLKQWHVTYLMQYTNVFQVLAHSLWHHLGELPAHKFRMRCVELLHELHHALYNSCDAVEDLIGSALTSENPERKIEAFGRFATLWHLGREIETNPRLRGCLRIFDQSLLKMLDNLQLADNSPLKLLAQSWLLHSLMRGDISRVIDPLLTILLDPSTCRMSVLHVSIQHSNTVLTKNDPVEEKSEVQDDTEGAAKIYAISSVDGNVIYHVSDNVDEDKKWKKGKKKKQTINPVKIKRIFAVTTLATGDNCNHYVTERNQFMKELEVPPSISGNRKISVFVNPLSINCNENSNDSLTEDDSLPSIRKTNLTTELLKNATRFKKIDFDKGSTASLDESLFESANSSLKVKDKSNFKKLNDDVDSSLDSITNSLDSSSPEVTNKQSKQKKELLVMPGSSREVAGTIIKGRYYSTNEFNTNYDHEIGSFEASAEVPSWTMDDDDDGDLDVSTTAEEYFSNSSSTSIVEEILNEVFDRAMQLCDVAEPPKNAKVPQHPAKTNRNVGLGVHNLHSHMLLYCGVYDSARTLYALRTLRNELLTNTRMFLCCAATTGAANASKNTVLLNLLARHRKSVFGRNFHGDIANTEFIAAYRSSMYLEVLISVCLYFARSYYPNLGQMRLTYEEIAGNRQVQLASAELLTLIFSELIPIVRDSGKGFSCYIVDLLTKCKVQKVALHCLVSSVMSMKNAHKENEDVFTFTEEIVLFNDPFIDNDVNKCKYRASDHTEAFQIQLLRLLLALIMLEHQCSSQKGEEINPTTSTTSIPSSPTRTPNLIGNSLKYVSGAAVPQQPMFLASILSALQLDHMRHLHQHWTTLVTSSLPFMGSSLTSVVTSVIHQLCSNIEHLASYYINEETASKLQDISTIECCLPADYTVTHLEALTYLLHYCLLDTSQQIGFSFNQPLSGTIQTGIPGANPGQIFNNLIHVFMPSPLSPDLSTTKDKTGATELQQHARRTALSHLPRIIASLSALWQAVLATKDNEQASCVVGSPRIVKYQLLELLSPISFHHGANFLAAVAVAWHERRQPSASSKKILPEACPNQQVMVHLVSAIRVMPIDTLVHTVHQVVKTPPPIHGIKQDFSLEVSVLELLYIYMQSNTSQSLIESWASLLSLLKDGLSLTAPAQFLLLAILNEYVQKCPPMQEKKDIKDLQDVSTKLIESCSQIAGACLEQTTWLRRNLAVREDVFEVVEGSSEGKEGKNGAVTPGTPPNAAYSVQAQAVLAEILAPLLDVSYGSQEKERVVTLLTNLMYNVTPYLKNHTIKNIASFTACSQLLASLSGYQYTRKAWRKDVLDLLLDPAFFQMTPSCLPYWRTIIDNLMTHDNTTFRDLMNRVSMAQGSGISIFSSKEQEYEQKAQLLKRLAFVILCSEMDQYHKYMPEIQERLADSLRLPQVIPSIQAQVFLCFRVLLLRMSPQHATSLWPVIVSELVQVFLYIEQELSTDSEEFSRHNSSHIKLLSALDSSWAVNASNGLQAHGHPHWLQLQLVAAKLLDLALLLPAHRLPQFQMYKWAFVGDAAAGCMDNNNLSSDFVPHITRIAKLMDNKFKPEGPPPKRNPGELLLTSNNVRSLQDLHHFFSSLSRATCDTYVPINNTQLETVIEQDFLEKMPTMPAR, via the exons CTGCTAAGCCATATGAAGTTTCCTGTTATTCCAAggagaattaaaatatcaaagagaCTAGCCCAATGTATGCATCCAGCATTACCATCTGGTGTTCATTTGAAAGCTCTAGAAACAtatgacattatttttaagtGTATGGGCACTAATAGACTCAGTCATGAGCTATTCATCTATAGCGCAG gaCTGTTTCCATTATTGGGTCATGCTGCTATGAATGTTAGACCGTCATTATTAACAGTATACGAGACACACTTTGTGCCACTTGGCGAAAGATTAAGACCAGGACTAAGCGGTTTTTTAAGTGGTGTTCTTTTAGGTTTAGAAGATGGATCTGATCACTTTGACAG aacaaATTCTTTACTGGAGAAAGTATGCGATGGCGTGGGTGCTGAACACTTTTATGCATGTCTCTGGGATTGTTTAGCTTCAAATTCTGGCATTCGCTTACCCGCTATATCATTTGTGTTAGcacattttaataagaaactgACAATGGAAGAGCAAAGATACATTATGGgtactaatattaaaattatg gtATCAGCCTTATGCGCAGGAGTACAAGACACTTTAGTGCTGGTGCAAAGAAGTGCACTGGATTTTCTATTAATAGGTTTTCCTATACATAACAGTCAATTGACACATCAagatatgatattattaatcaaagcTGCTCTAGTTACTATATTGCGAAGAGATATGAGCTTAAACCG ACGTTTGTTTGCCTGGCTACTGGGCACTGAAGTAAGTACATCAATTTTAAAGAAGAACCACATAACTGTGGATACCAAGGAGGATTCTGTGACATATTTTGATATGtattcaaaaaaaatgttagtcGAAGCGATAAAATGCCTGCTTAAAGAAGTATGCGAAGAAAATTCACAGGATTTAAAGCCATATAGAATACTTGTCTCGTTACTTGATAAAGTGGATATCGGACCAGTAATTTTGGACGATATTCTATTTGAAGTGTTTAG GACATTTTATAATGCCTGTAAACAGTCTACACTTAATCACATACCAAAAACGAATGAAGTAGTGAAATCCGCAAATCTGTTATTTTCGACTTTGGAACCATCGTACATCTGGATACATTGTGGACATCTATTCGAGAAAGCCTGCAATACAAGAGCAAAGACACAAGTTACTATAGAAGATATTACTGTAAAATCAGTCGGTAGTGGAATGCCGAATTTAGTGGAAGTATGCATACTAACGGAGTTCTTATTGGAGACAGTATCATTGGACGCATTCATAGACACTCCGTCTGAACATCTTCCtggtttattttatgaaataaccAGCAagcttttatatcatattaatattctgtCTTCGATGGAGATCTCGAAAAGTCTCAAATTGTGTGCCAAGATTTTGTCAAAGGTCCAACCGACGATGGTAACGACTCATGCGGACAAGTACGAAATAGATACCAAAGTGGACACTTctctgaataatattatagttccTAGTGATAATTCCCTGACGACGATTCCTTTAGAAAAAAGTCAGTCGGATAGTAAGTTGAATAAGCCTGTTATTTCCGGTATCTCTTTCGCGGAGAAAAGCCCAAGTACGAGAAGAAGAGCTAATTCCGGCGGCGCTGCTAAGAGGACCGAGAAAAAGTCAAAGAAGAAGGGGAGTAAAAGCACTTCCAAGTTAACCGATACGTACACCATACAAGCCGACGGTACCAGCATATCAGTCGTAGTGAGTGATGATGCGAAATCTTTACCTAGGAATAAAAGCATGGATGATATTAAAGCAAGCTGTATCGAAATCGATGGAATAAGCTCTTACTCGAATAATAAACTGTCCGCTACGTCAAAACACTTGACAAATGTCAGTCCAATGGGATCAACGGGATCCTTATGTAGGGGACCATCTCCAGCATTTCAGGCACAGCATTCCATGTTGGAAAAGTGTCTCCgtcaatatgaaatattttacgttaagTTAATTAGCAACCGAATACTTAGCAAGGAAAGAACAGTGCAAGACATGTTTAATCACTTGGTGGTGTCTTGTCCGAGAAAGAGTTTCGACGAGAGAATGCGTTGCTTGGAACTCCTGCTAAATTCCAGATTAAATACAGAGGACTCTGGATTCTTTAGTCAAGATGCATCCGTAACTGAAGATAAGTGCCTGGATATTTTTCATCTGTTTCTCGATATTATAGTGCATTCAGAATGGAACGAGACCATGAAAATAGCGTCCAGCTTGTTCGTAGAATTATCCACatttccaaaatattttctgtctGGTGATGACGTACTAGTGGAAGAAGAACCCAAGTTCGAGCACGTTCTTCCGGATTGGTTGAAAGTCTTAATAGTCTGTTCATGCTGGTTACAGAAGCAACCGGCGTTACAATTAACGAGCATCGCTACATTATTGGACTTAGTAGCATTGTTGAAAGCGCATAACGATGTCGAGACGCATCCGAAGAGCGGAGAAGGTGTAACGACAGTGATCATGGTGCCATTGTTGAAGCAATGGCACGTAACTTATTTGATGCAATATACTAATGTATTTCAG gTATTGGCACATTCCTTATGGCATCATTTGGGCGAGCTTCCCGCTCATAAGTTTAGAATGCGTTGCGTAGAACTATTGCACGAATTGCATCACGCTTTATACAATTCCTGTGATGCAGTTGAGGACTTAATAGGATCTGCACTCACCTCCGAGAATCCTGAAAGAAAGATCGAAGCATTCGGCAGATTTGCTACTTTGTGGCATCTAGGACGAGAAATCGAAACAAATCCAAGGCTGCGTGGCTGTCTCAGAATTTTCGATCA atctttattaaaaatgttggaCAATCTTCAACTTGCGGACAACTCGCCGTTAAAACTACTAGCTCAATCGTGGCTACTACATTCCTTGATGCGCGGTGACATATCGCGTGTAATAGATCCCTTGCTGACAATACTTTTAGATCCATCCACATGTCGTATGAGCGTCCTCCATGTGAGTATACAACACAGTAATACCGTCCTAACGAAAAACGATCCGGTGGAGGAAAAATCAGAAGTTCAAGATGACACGGAAGGTGCCGCAAAAATTTATGCGATTAGCTCGGTCGATGGCAATGTGATATATCACGTTAGTGATAATGTGGATGAAGATAAAAAGTGGAAGAAAGGCAAGAAGAAGAAGCAAACGATAAATCCCGTGAAAATAAAACGGATCTTTGCCGTGACGACGTTAGCGACTGGTGATAATTGCAATCATTATGTCACGGAAAGAAATCAGTTTATGAAGGAACTCGAGGTGCCGCCTAGCATATCCGGGAATCGAAAGATTTCTGTATTCGTGAATCCTCTCTCGATCAATTGTAACGAAAACTCGAACGATTCCTTGACAGAAGATGATTCGCTGCCCAGTATACGCAAGACGAACTTGACGACGGAATTGCTTAAGAATGCTACTCGTTTCAAGAAGATAGATTTCGATAAAGGTTCCACTGCCAGTTTAGACGAGAGTCTTTTCGAATCAGCAAACTCTAGTTTGAAGGTGAAGGATAAGAGTAACTTCAAAAAGCTTAACGACGACGTCGACTCGTCTCTGGATTCTATAACAAATAGCTTAGATTCAAGCAGTCCCGAAGTAACTAATAAACAATCCAAACAGAAAAAGGAACTTCTCGTGATGCCGGGCAGTTCCAGAGAAGTAGCAGGCACTATTATAAAAGGCAGATATTACAGCACGAATGaatttaacacaaattatGATCATGAAATCGGCAGTTTCGAAGCGAGCGCGGAGGTGCCCAGTTGGACGatggacgacgacgacgacggcgattTGGACGTCAGCACCACCGCGGAAGAATACTTTAGCAACTCCAGCAGCACCAGTATAGTCGAAGAAATTCTGAATGAGGTGTTTGATCGCGCAATGCAATTGTGCGATGTCGCTGAACCACCGAAAAATGCAA AAGTTCCGCAGCATCCCGCAAAAACTAATCGAAACGTCGGTCTGGGTGTTCACAATCTTCACTCTCACATGTTGCTCTATTGCGGAGTGTACGATTCGGCTAGAACCCTTTACGCTCTGCGCACGCTCAGAAATGAACTTTTGACAAATACGCGAATGTTTCTGTGTTGCGCAGCGACAACCGGTGCGGCGAATGCGTCGAAAAATACAGTGCTGTTAAATCTATTGGCGAGACATCGGAAAAGTGTTTTCGGCAGAAACTTCCACGGTGATATAGCCAACACGGAATTTATAGCAGCTTATAGGAGTAGTATGTATCTCGAAGTCCTGATAAGCGtgtgtttatattttgcaagaaGCTATTATCCGAATCTCGGACAGATGAGGCTTACATATGAAGAAATTGCGGGTAACCGTCAG GTACAACTTGCAAGTGCAGAATTACTGACGCTAATATTTTCCGAGTTAATTCCAATTGTTCGCGATTCTGGCAAAGGTTTCAGTTGTTACATAGTCGATCTGCTAACTAAATGTAAAGTACAAAAGGTTGCTCTACACTGTCTCGTGTCGAGTGTCATGAGTATGAAGAACGCTCATAAGGAAAATGAAGATGTTTTCACGTTTACCGAAGAAATCGTATTATTTAACGATCCGTTTATCGATAATGATGttaacaaatgtaaatataggGCGAGCGATCATACAGAAGCTTTCCAGATACAATTATTAcg aTTACTATTAGCGTTAATTATGTTGGAGCATCAGTGTAGTAGTCAGAAAGGAGAGGAAATTAATCCAACGACCTCGACGACATCCATACCAAGTTCACCAACACGGACTCCCAATTTAATTGGGAACAGTCTGAAATACGTTTCTGGAGCAGCGGTACCGCAACAACCGATGTTCCTTGCTAGTATCCTTAGTGCACTGCAACTC GATCATATGAGGCATCTTCATCAACATTGGACAACTCTTGTTACGTCCAGTCTCCCTTTTATGGGATCATCTTTAACGTCTGTTGTAACATCAGTTATTCATCAGCTATGCAGTAATATTGAACATTTAGCATCGTATTACATCAACGAGGAAACAGCGTCAAAATTACAAGATATAAGCACAATAGAATGCTGTTTGCCTGCGGATTACACAGTGACACATCTCGAGGCTTTGACATACTTGCTGCATTATTGTCTATTAGATACCTCTCAGCAAATTGGATTCTCGTTTAATCAGCCGCTAAGCGGTACAATACAAACTGGAATTCCTGGTGCTAATCCTGGACAGATCTTTAATAATCTTATACATGTTTTTATGCCAAGCCCACTTTCTCCG GATCTATCCACGACAAAGGATAAAACTGGCGCAACTGAACTGCAACAACATGCTAGAAGAACAGCATTAAGTCATTTACCGAGAATAATAGCATCCTTATCTGCCTTGTGGCAAGCAGTTTTAGCAACGAAAGATAA TGAACAAGCCAGTTGCGTGGTAGGCAGTCCAAGAATAGTCAAATATCAATTGTTGGAACTCTTATCCCCAATCTCTTTTCATCATGGAGCCAACTTTTTAGCTGCAGTCGCTGTTGCTTGGCACGAAAGGCGTCAACCATCTGCCTCGTCAAAGAAG ATACTTCCAGAAGCCTGTCCCAACCAACAAGTGATGGTTCATTTAGTTAGTGCTATTCGCGTTATGCCGATTGACACTTTAGTGCATACTGTTCATCAGGTAGTGAAAACTCCACCGCCGATACACGGAATCAAACAAGATTTCTCATTAGAAGTCTCAGTACTggaattactttatatatatatgcaaagtaACACATCGCAGTCGCTTATCGAATCGTGGGCATCTTTACTCAGTTTATTGAAAGATGGTCTATCACTAACAGCACCTGCTCAATTTCTCTTGTTGGctatattaaatgaatatgtCCAAAAGTGTCCGCctatgcaagaaaaaaaagatatcaaagACTTGCAAGATGTATCAACAAAG TTGATAGAATCATGTTCACAAATAGCTGGCGCATGTTTAGAGCAAACAACATGGTTAAGAAGAAATTTGGCTGTTCGAGAAGACGTGTTTGAAGTAGTGGAAGGTTCTTCGGAAGGTAAAGAGGGGAAAAATGGTGCTG TAACACCTGGCACTCCACCTAATGCTGCGTACAGTGTTCAAGCGCAAGCAGTATTAGCGGAAATACTCGCGCCATTATTGGATGTCAGTTACGGTTCGCAAGAAAAAGAGCGTGTGGTGACGCTGCTAACAAACCTCATGTATAATGTTACACCTTATCTAAAAAATCATAC cataaaaaatatcgctTCATTCACCGCATGTTCTCAATTATTGGCTTCCTTGTCAGGATATCAATATACAAGGAAAGCATGGCGCAAAGACGTTTTAGATTTATTACTTGACCCGGCCTTCTTCCAAATGACACCGTCCTGTCTGCCATACTGGAGAACTATAATAGACAATCTGATGACACATGATAATACTACCTTCAGAGATTTAATGA ATCGCGTGTCCATGGCTCAAGGCAGCGGGATCAGTATATTTTCTTCGAAGGAACAAGAATATGAGCAGAAGGCACAGCTCTTGAAGCGATTGGCCTTTGTCATCCTTTGCAGCGAGATGGATcagtatcataaatatatgccaGAGATACaag AACGTTTAGCAGATAGTCTACGCCTACCTCAAGTGATCCCATCTATTCAGGCACAAGTATTTCTATGTTTTCGCGTATTGCTATTAAGAATGTCTCCGCAACATGCGACATCTTTGTGGCCAGTCATAGTTAGTGAGCTTGTTCAAGTCTTTCTTTATATCGAGCAAGAATTGAGTACGGACAGCGAAGAGTTCAG TCGTCATAACAG CTCACATATTAAACTGCTATCGGCCTTGGATTCATCGTGGGCTGTTAATGCCAGCAATGGACTTCAGGCACACGGACATCCTCACTGGTTGCAGTTGCAACTAGTTGCCGCCAAGTTGCTAGACCTCGCGTTACTCTTGCCCGCGCACAGATTACCGCAATTTCAGAT GTATAAATGGGCCTTTGTTGGAGATGCAGCAGCGGGATGCATGGATAACAATAATCTATCTTCGGACTTTGTACCGCATATTACGAGAATAGCTAAATTGATGGATAATAAG tttaaaCCAGAAGGTCCACCACCTAAAAGGAATCCAGGAGAGCTTTTACTGACATCAAATAATGTTCGTTCTCTGCAAGACTTGCATCACTTTTTCTCGAGTCTTAGTCGCGCCACATGCGACACATACGTGCCGATAAATAACACACAATTGGAGACTGTAATCGAACAAGACTTTCTTGAAAAAATGCCGACCATGCCAGCGAGATAG